DNA from Lentibacillus amyloliquefaciens:
AAGCACCAGTCCTGCCGGGAAAATCAGTCATTCAATTCCCGGATAACATTTGCTGTTTCAATCGCTGCAGTTGCTGCCTCCGATCCTTTGTTCCCAGCCTTTGTTCCGGCACGCTCAATCGCCTGTTCGATTGTTTCAGTCGTCAGCACACCAAAAATAACCGGTTTGCCGGACTGAATCGCCGCATTGGAAACCCCTTTGGCGGCTTCACTGCAGACGTAATCAAAATGCGGTGTAGAGCCGCGGATAACCGCCCCAAGCGTTACAACAGCATCATATTCATCCTTAGCCGCCATTTTGCCGGCAGCGACGGGAATCTCAAATGCACCCGGAACCCAGGCAATATCAATATTCGCTTCTTTGACGCCGTGCCGTTTCAGGGTACCTTCCGCCCCTTCCAGCAGCTTGCTCGTAATGAAATCATTAAACCGCGCCACAACAATGCCGATTTTCAAGTCTGAACCGACAAGGCTGCCTTCAAATGTTTTACCCAATTGGATCATCTCCTTTAGTTATTATGAAAACTGAATAAATGTCCCATCTTTTGATGTTTCGTGTGCATGTACCTTTCATTTTCCGTCGTTGGTCCTGTCTCAATCGGTACACGAGCATCGATTTGAATGCCGTGTGATTGAAGCCCTTGCATTTTTTCGGGATTATTAGTCAACAGTTTCACTTTTTCTGCGCCTAAATCTTTTAAAATCTGAGCGCTGATATCATATTCGCGCATATCCGGTGCAAATCCCAGCTGTTCATTCGCTTCAACCGTATCCATTCCGGCGTCCTGCAGCTGGTAGGCGCGCAGTTTGTTAATCAGTCCGATGCCGCGCCCTTCTTGACGCATGTACACCAGCACGCC
Protein-coding regions in this window:
- the ribE gene encoding 6,7-dimethyl-8-ribityllumazine synthase yields the protein MGKTFEGSLVGSDLKIGIVVARFNDFITSKLLEGAEGTLKRHGVKEANIDIAWVPGAFEIPVAAGKMAAKDEYDAVVTLGAVIRGSTPHFDYVCSEAAKGVSNAAIQSGKPVIFGVLTTETIEQAIERAGTKAGNKGSEAATAAIETANVIRELND